One genomic segment of Spirochaetota bacterium includes these proteins:
- a CDS encoding diguanylate cyclase — MEGPFAGPAPGESFGELEFLENAPRKAAAFIEEESVLLRFPAVGIAMADLLRDYPYVAARMLHRLPGIIAGQIWNVKQLLNERTGLCNETSPRGDFVNLLPRPGGGAALLMIKPDNFKEINDRYTHEAGDHVFKLMAIFPQSELGENDIGVRHRGDEFAAVLADAGRDEALERSLANRGRAGPS; from the coding sequence TTGGAAGGACCTTTCGCCGGCCCCGCCCCGGGCGAGTCCTTCGGTGAACTCGAATTCCTCGAGAACGCGCCGCGCAAAGCGGCGGCCTTCATCGAGGAGGAATCGGTGCTTCTGCGCTTTCCCGCGGTGGGCATCGCGATGGCCGATCTTCTCCGCGACTACCCCTATGTCGCCGCGCGCATGCTCCACCGGTTACCCGGGATTATCGCCGGGCAAATATGGAACGTCAAACAGCTCCTCAACGAAAGGACCGGCCTTTGCAACGAGACCTCTCCGCGCGGGGACTTCGTCAACCTCCTGCCCCGTCCCGGCGGCGGGGCGGCGCTCCTGATGATAAAGCCCGACAACTTCAAGGAGATCAACGACCGCTACACTCACGAGGCGGGCGATCATGTATTCAAGCTCATGGCGATCTTTCCGCAGTCGGAGCTCGGGGAGAACGATATCGGCGTGCGCCACCGTGGCGACGAGTTCGCCGCGGTGCTGGCCGACGCGGGTCGCGATGAGGCGCTTGAGCGTTCGCTCGCCAACCGAGGTCGCGCCGGCCCGTCCTGA
- a CDS encoding diguanylate cyclase: protein MPGLKRSYLIVAILCCDITAAARAADAMFPGSGGVSRLAGPDVEFFIEADHPLSIDEITSPGNADRFTRLEGPRLDITRAAPRVWLRFRLDEKAAGCVFEVEPSFSIILEKIDLYLPLGAPGGAHTYTVAHTGSLRPTRKDVISSRFYLFEIPPGVPHGAHLYLRLESSMDVTVRFNLWRTIALRQRDVLYFLAFGIIYGILLGMIAYNFFIFASLRDRAYLYYILYMASALAWQFHVQGHTKMFFGRSPGVDLGLLWVLVGGVQLWGGVFSMSFLSLRKNLPRVNVVMGALASMGALVGAAGVIGWHRAAFGLSHVGGLLLPIAVIVAALLRLRQGFAPARYYILAWSFLASGGVTFALMGLKVLPVAFWSVNGVALGMAAESLLLSLALADRIRTLKEEKEFFEKSQKRYMELSITDSLTGLFNRRYLQSKLESEIQHSQRLAQPLSLVMLDLDDFKAVNDRNGHGFGDMVLMRLAATIRAVTREVDVACRYGGEEFVIIMPGTTKAYALGTAERIRTRFAAEPLITGKKQVETVTVSLGVAELAEGDTADALLECADRAMYLAKRMGKNRTAT, encoded by the coding sequence ATGCCGGGATTAAAACGCTCATACCTCATCGTCGCGATACTTTGCTGCGACATTACGGCCGCAGCCCGCGCCGCCGATGCCATGTTTCCCGGCAGTGGCGGCGTTTCGCGACTTGCGGGCCCCGACGTGGAGTTCTTCATTGAAGCAGACCATCCCCTTTCGATCGACGAAATAACATCGCCCGGAAACGCCGATCGTTTCACCCGGCTCGAGGGACCGCGCCTCGATATAACACGCGCCGCGCCGCGCGTGTGGCTGCGCTTCCGCCTGGACGAAAAGGCCGCCGGATGCGTATTCGAGGTTGAGCCGAGCTTCTCCATCATCCTCGAAAAAATCGACCTGTATCTGCCGCTCGGGGCCCCCGGAGGTGCGCATACCTATACCGTCGCGCATACCGGCTCGCTTCGCCCGACGCGGAAGGACGTGATATCCTCGCGCTTTTATCTCTTCGAGATTCCGCCGGGTGTGCCGCACGGCGCGCACCTGTATCTGCGCCTCGAAAGCTCGATGGACGTTACCGTACGCTTCAACCTGTGGCGCACGATCGCGCTCCGGCAGCGGGACGTTTTATACTTCCTGGCGTTCGGTATCATCTATGGAATCCTCCTCGGCATGATCGCGTATAACTTCTTCATCTTCGCCTCGCTGAGGGACAGGGCCTACCTGTATTACATCCTGTACATGGCCTCCGCGCTCGCCTGGCAGTTCCACGTGCAGGGGCACACCAAAATGTTTTTCGGCCGGTCTCCCGGGGTCGACCTCGGCCTTCTGTGGGTGCTGGTGGGCGGCGTGCAGCTGTGGGGTGGCGTCTTCTCCATGTCGTTCCTCTCCCTCCGAAAGAACCTCCCGCGCGTCAACGTGGTCATGGGAGCGCTCGCCTCGATGGGCGCGCTCGTTGGGGCGGCGGGCGTCATCGGATGGCACCGCGCGGCATTCGGTCTCTCGCATGTCGGCGGGCTGCTGCTGCCCATCGCGGTCATCGTCGCGGCACTGCTGCGCCTCCGGCAGGGTTTCGCGCCGGCGAGGTATTACATCCTGGCGTGGTCGTTTCTCGCGAGCGGCGGGGTGACCTTCGCGCTTATGGGACTTAAGGTGCTGCCGGTGGCATTCTGGAGCGTGAACGGCGTGGCTCTGGGGATGGCGGCGGAATCGCTCCTGCTGTCACTCGCGCTGGCCGACCGCATACGGACGCTCAAGGAGGAAAAGGAGTTTTTCGAGAAGTCGCAGAAGCGCTACATGGAGCTCAGCATCACCGACAGCCTCACGGGGCTTTTCAATCGCCGTTATCTGCAGAGCAAGCTCGAGAGCGAGATTCAACACTCGCAGCGCCTGGCGCAGCCGCTCTCGCTTGTGATGCTCGACCTGGACGACTTCAAGGCGGTCAACGACCGCAACGGTCACGGCTTCGGCGACATGGTCCTAATGCGCCTGGCGGCGACCATCCGGGCCGTCACGCGCGAGGTCGACGTGGCATGCCGCTACGGCGGCGAGGAGTTCGTTATCATCATGCCCGGCACCACGAAGGCGTATGCGCTCGGCACGGCCGAGCGCATACGCACGCGCTTCGCCGCCGAGCCCCTCATCACCGGTAAAAAACAGGTCGAAACCGTCACGGTCAGCCTCGGCGTTGCCGAGCTGGCCGAGGGCGATACCGCCGATGCGCTCCTCGAGTGCGCCGACAGGGCCATGTACCTGGCCAAACGAATGGGGAAGAACAGGACGGCGACGTAG